The genomic stretch CTGGACCCCACCAAATCCCTCCGCAGCTGCCGGGGCGGGGCCTTCCACGCTAGCCCTCCCCCTCGGAAATGGGGGCTCCCAGGCCTCTGCCTTGGATCCTCAGCGGCATCTTAGATCCCAGAGGGAAAAGAGAACTGGGGGCCCAGCACAGCTGATGCAGGtgtcgtgttttttttttttttttttttgagacagggcctcactctgtcacccaggctggagtggaatggcctGATCACCGCTCCACTGCAGCCTAaatcccctgggctcaagtgatcctcccacctcagtctcccgagtagctgggactacaggcacttaccACCACTCCACgcttttttacagtttttatagagacgaggtctcgccatgttgcccaggatggtcttaagctcctggcctcaagtgatcctcccatcttggcctcccaaagtgctaggattacaggtgtgagccacctgtagACCCCAGATCTGTCCCCCAAGGACACTCAACATGCTGGGGCCTGTGTTATCGATTTATTGCAGCTCCAATATGAGTCCACTCCTACTCAAACCCTGATTCTCAGGGGCCTGGGGAAGGCCACCCCACTAGGGGCCCTGTCCCCACCAGAGCCTGGACATGGGACTCTCTCCCAAGCAGGGGTGTTGTCCTTCACGGGGGCTTCCACGTCTCTCCCGGGCCTGTCCGCACTCTGGGCAGGGCTGGCACCTGGCTATTCCCTCAATCTGGGCCCTGGGGCCATGGCAATGTGGAATGGTCCAGGTGTTCATGTCAGTGGGGCTTGGGGACATGGCCATCCACGTAGAAGTTCCTGGTGATCTTGGGCAGGGTGAATTCCGCTCCTTCCAGCTCCGGTGTCAGCACAATCTGGCAGCCCAGCCGCGAGTTCTCCTGGAGGAGGGGGGCCATGTCTAGCATGTCGTCTTCCCTGGGGTGGTGACACGGGCAGTGTTAGCCGAGGGCAAGCTAGCTGGGTGGGTGGGGGccagaggtgggggagggaggaagctgACTGAACGCAGGGGGTAGTGGTGGGGGAGGCAGCTCCCCTTCCAGGAACTGGAAGTGGGGAGGATGGTGGGGGCTGCTGAATGCTCCAGGGTGAAGCTGCCAGCTAGACAGGGCTGACCCACTCACCTCTCCTCGGGAGGAGGCAGGAGATCCAGGTGGTCTTCACTCACGTACACATGGCAGGTGGAGCAGGCCAGGGAGGCTTCACAGGCCCCTAGGGGTGGGAAGTGAAGGGGGCGCAGGTGAGTGGCAGAGTCAGGAAGGGGCTGCTATGCGAACGGCGTAGAGTAGATCTCTCTTCCACCACGTGCCTCACGTCTCCCTCCTGGGCCTGCAGCTCCACtgtgtgtaccaggcactgtgtcaTGTCCTCAATGTCCTCAGCTAGCTGTTCCCCAGTGTGTAGGGTTTACAAACAGACATCCGGGAGGCCCCATTTCCCAGGGACTCCCTAGCAGGCTGAGATGCAGAACCATTAAGGAGCAGGGACTTGGCTGCCAGGTAGCTGAGAGGGGAAAGGCCAGGCAGGCTCCCCGCAGCCTGTGAGCCCTTGCTGTGACCCTATCACTGTGCTGGGCTAATGTGTCCCCACCTCTCCGCTGCTCTTGGAGGATGGACCGGCTGACTCAGCAGTCAGTGTGGTGGGGGAAGGAATCAggcattaggatttttttttttttttttttgagatggagtcttgttctgttgcccaggctggagtgcagtggtgcgatctcggcccactgcaagctctgcctcccgggttcacgccattctcatgcctcagcctcccaagtagctgggactacaggtgcctgccaccacgcctggctaattttttaatattttttttagtagagctggggtttcaccatgttagccaggatggtcttgatctcctgacctcatgatctgcccgcctcagcctcccaaagtgctgggattacaggcgtgagccactgcacccggccaggatttttttttttttttttttttgagacagggtctcactctgttgcccagcctggagtgccgtggctcagtcatagcttactgcctcaacctcccggctcaagcgatcctcccaccccagcctcccgaggagctgggactacatgtgcgcaccaccacacctggctaattttttttttttttttgaggtggagtttcgctctctttgcccaggctggagtgcaatggtatgatctcggctcaatgcaagctctgcctcctaggttcaagtgattctcctgcctcagcctcccaagtagctgggattacaggcgcccaccatcacgcccagctaattttgtatttttagtagagatggggttttgccatgctggccaggctggtcttgaactcctgacctcaggtgatccacctatcttggcctccctaagtgctgggattacaggtgtgagccaccgcacctggccatgtttttttttgtagagacgaggttcaccatgtggcccaggctggtctcaaactcctaagctcaagcaatctgcctgccttggcttcccaaaatgctgggactacaggcatatgccactgcaCCAGACCAGGAATTAGGGTTGAAAGAGACAGAACCTGAAGTTTTCTGCTGACCACCTGCCCTTGGTCACACCCCCACATCCTCTGATCACAGAGACCGGTGCTTGGGGATCATGTCCTTCCTGGCCTAAAACTTTCCAAAGGGTTTTCacactcagaataaaatccaaactccttcaCTTAGTCTTGCAGTTCCCCCATCCCCCTCATTCAttcctttgttttcctttgtaatttttttcttagagatggagtcccgctctgttgcccaggctggactgcagtggcgcgatctcggctcactacaagctccgcttcccggattcacgccattctcctgcctctgcctcccagagtagctgggactacaggcgcctgccaccatgcctggctaattttgtttttgtatttttagtagagacggggtttcaccgtgttagccaggatggtcttgatcttctgacctcgtgatccgctcgcctcagcctcccaaagtgctgggattacaggcgtgagccaccacaccttgccagGCCACTTACCTCTACtagcccggcacagtggctcatatctgtaatcccagcactttgggacgccaaggcaggcagatcaactgtggtcaggagtttgagaccaccctggccaacatggcgaaaccccatctctattaaaaatacaaaaacttagccgggcatggtggcagttgcctgtaatcccagctactcgggaggctaaggcaggagaatcacttgaaccctggaggtagaggttgcagtaagccaagatcatgccattgcactccagcctgggtgataaagcgagactctgtctcaaataaataaatgaataaataaatctatcTCACATTCCAATCCCTGTCCTAGACTATTGGTCGCTGGATTCCAGAACAGAACTTTAGGTAGGCCTTTCATAACCCCTCCCAACATATCTTCCCCTTTAATGATAAAATCAGGATCCCTGATATATTCATCCCAAAAGCAAACCCTGTATATTTTCTTCCAGACAACCCTTCCCAAGTTGGTCATAATTATGTATTTACCTGTGGGATTATTGTCCCTATTAGACCAAAATGGGTGTGAGATGACAGAGGCcttatttgttttgtatattgCTGCCTGACGCGCAGTAGGTATTCATAGAAAGGCAGCACAGATTAGTGGCTACAATGGACTGGTGAGTCTAGTATTGTCACTCACTTGCCCTTAGACCAGGTCTACTTAACCTGGggtttagtttcctcatctataatagGGAATAACAGTCTCTACTACTCAAGTTGTCATGAAGATTCagtcagtgaatatttattaacatggttaaagacatatatatatatatatatatatatatatttttttttttttttttttttttttttgagacagagtctcgctctgtcgcccaggctggagtgcagtggcgtgatctcggctcactgcaagctccgcctcccgggttcatgccattctcctgcctcagcctcccgagtagctgggactacaggcgcccgccaccacgcccacctaattttttgtatttttagtagagacggggtttcaccgttttagccaagatggtctctatctcctgacctcgtgatccgcccccctcggcctcccaaagtgctgggattacaggcgtgagccaccgtgcctggcctttttttttttttttttgagacagagtcccgctctgtcacgcagcctggagtgcagtggtgccatcttggctcactgcaacctctgcctcccaagttcaagtgattcttgtgcctcagcctcccaagtagctgggattatatgcatgtgccaccacgcccagctaatttttgtgtttcttgtagagacagggtttcgccatgttggccagactagtctcaaactcctgtcctcaagtgagtcgcctgcctcggcctcccaaagtgttgggattacaggcatgagccactgcgcctggacaagaaatttctattattatttttctctcaacAAATTATCAAACATCTGTTACATCCTGACAGGCAACAGATAAGCATGAATAAGAACATGGGTCACCAATCTCACTGGGGGACAGATGACAAAGTAGGAAACAAAACAGCCTGTTAttgtggcttgtgcctataatcccagctacttgggaggctgaggtgggaggatcacttgaacccaggagttcaaggctgcagtgaggtatgattgcatCATGGCACTCCAGCATTGGCGACACAGCAAGGCTccgtctcttgaaaaaaaaaaaagtgagaagtgCTATATATCATATCACACTGATAAGACAGAGTAACTAGGGCATGGGTACTTCAGCTGGGCTGAGGGGAATGGGATTGTTAGGGACATGACATTTACACTGAGGTCTGAAGGATGAGAAAGAGCCAGAATGTTTGCTGGGAAAGCACTtcagacagagggaacagcaaatgtAAAGGCCCCGAAGCAGGAATGAGCTTGGTTGTTTGAGGAACCACAAGAAAGCCagtgtgggctgggcgcggtggctcatgcctgtaatcccagcattttgggaggctgaggcaggttgatcgcctttcaggagtttgagaccagcctggccaatgtggtgaaaccccgtctctactaaaaatacaaaaattagctgggcttggtggtgggtgcctgtaatcccagctagtctggaggctggggcaggagaaacgcttgaacccgggaggtggaggttgcagtgagctgaggtgcagtaagccattgcactccagcctgggcaacaagagtgaaactccatctcaaaacaacaacaacaaaaagaaagccaATGTGGCTAGAATacagggaggaagggggaagagaaCACAAAATCCTGGGAGCCAGGAGTCCTAGTGATCTCTAATAAATGCTTAATACATAAGAGCTTGGCAACAGATGAGGCCGTGGTGAGGGGTTTGGATTTTAGTCTATATTTGGTGGGAAAAAGACGTGAATAGACACACctgatttgtgggtttttttttttttttttttttttttggacaaatgGATAAGGACCTCCTTAATTCCCTCTGCCCGGTTCCTACCTTCCAGGTCCACCCCGTGGCGCTGGGCCAGGTGAAGAACATTGTCCCCGACTCTGCCACTCACTGGGATCCGCTGGCCTGAGCGGTCTACGAACACCACGTTCACCCTGGGGACAGATGGAAGTGCGAATGCCGAACTGGATGATGGGCTCAGGGCCCGGGTAGAATCTAGGGTTAGGAAGTAGGAATTGAGGCTTGACGCACAGGTACTGAATAGGGCAAAGCAGAAGGGGGACCTCGAGATGAAGCTACAGGGCAAGATGGGGACCAGAGGAATTCCGTGGGATGAGGAATGGGGGACTTGGCCCCCTGCACTCACACGTCCCCGGGCCGCTCCGGGCCGCCCGCGTCCTCCTCTCCCGCCGGGCGCGAGCCTGGAAAACACGGTTCGGTGAGCGGCTGCGCCGAGCCCCGCCCCGCCGGCATCTGACGGATTAACGCTGCCCGCCCCGGGCGCCCCAGGTACCTGTCGCTTGAAACTTTCTGGTTGTCCCCGGCGccaccccctcccccgaccccgaAGTGCCCCCAGGTCTGTTCCACCAGGTGTCCCTGGCAGCCTGCAGCAGAACCCTGGCACTCACGCCTCCCCGGGCCATGGAGGCGGCCATGACATGCATCACGTGACTCACCGACTGAGCATGCGCCGCGCCAGGGAGGCGAGGGAAAGCCCATAATTACTGGAACATAAGCGCAGATGTTTGCTTAGGGCCTGCGGTGACCAGGTGGGAAGAGCAGGGCGGAATCCATCTCAGGTAAACCCGCGGGGCCATCCCAGACCTCCCACTCAAGCCCACTGTTTGTCCCAAGAACCAGCCAACTCTGATTTCTTTAAAACCATTTACTTACAAACTTTAATTCAGCAAAGGTCCGTGTGGGGAGACTGGGGTGGGGTCGGGGGACTAGTCCCCTTGGAGTGGATGTGGACCCCCAGAGTCAAGGGAGGGAAGCTGGTGGCCCAGTTGGCTGGGGGCAAGGCCCAGGGTCACCTCAGGTCGACAGGTCCTGCTGGTGGGCGGGCCCAGAGCTTATCTTCATGGAGTGCTGGTTTCTGGCACTGGGCTGGAAGGAGGCCAGCTCCAGGGATCTGGCCGGGGGTGGGCAGGCAGAATTCAAGAATTCATCTTCAACAAGCGAGTGACAGCAGAGGCTCCGGGAGATGGGCACAATGTCCGACTCCCACAGACAGACAGCAGGGGACTGGCAGAGAAAGCCCATCTCTGCACGGAGGCCCGGGCAGGAGGGGGTGGTGGGGCCGGTTCGCCAAGATGAAGGCTTTCCCCTTCTACTGTCCCCAGGGTGGAGATCCTGGGTAGGGTGGCCCAATCCCTAGGCCAGAGCTGTTTGGTCCATAGTCAAGCTCCCAGAGCTTGGCATCTGTGGCTctggccagcagggcctgggccCAGCTTTTAAGGCATCAGAAGGGGAGGGGGCTGCGGCAGGGACCCCGGGCCCCAGGGCTGGGGTATAGGCCAGATGGGCAGGCAGGGACAGGAGACAGCCATGCCTGCAGCAAATGTGGGAAAAACAGCTGTTTCAAACCGCAAAGTGTGGAATGGTGGCCTGGACAGGCCGGGCCTTGAAGGAATCAGAGCTGGGGGCTGTCCGGGtggtttgaaaaataaaacttagaaaaggaaacagaagtcagttgtcaaagttaaaaaaaaggagaCAGTCTCTGTATCTTCACGGGAGGTCAGGGAAACCTCCAAGGCACTCGAAAGGCCAAAATTACAGGAGCAATGAGGCAGGAGGGCTCCGGAGAGACGGGCACAGCGGAGGAGGagatggggggagggagagcaggcCGGGGCCCCTCTCTCTTAAGGCTGCAGGGTTTCAGCGTGGGGAGCAAGCCAGAGACATAATGAGGCCTCCAGACTCCCCCACACCCCTTGGGCTCCTGGGGCTCCGGCTGATTGGTCAGTAAAGTCTTTCAGAGATTTTTCTATTACCGAAAGAGAGAAAATggtttaaaaagacacaaaacaaaacaccagaaaACCCAAAAGCGATTTGGTGCAGGCCCTTGAGTTATCTCTGGTGCCAGCCACTTAGAAAATCCTCTTCCGCTTCAGGTAGGAGTCCGCGTAGTGGCCGCCGAGGCCCTGGGAGTGCTGGCCCACATAGCTGCCTTCTGGGCTGGGCTCGGGCGAGGGCAGCAGGTGGGCAAAGCTGCGTTTCTGGCCGCCCAGTGGGGTCTGGAGACAGAGGGCAGGGCGGGGCGGGTCAGGGGCCGCTGGGGGGCCGGGGCTTCCCAGCCCTGCATGTCCCCACCCCCCGCCCGTACCTTCAGCAGGTGGCTGTGACCATTAGGCCCGGGGCTGAGGCCCAGGAGCCCTTCTCCGGACCCCAGCGGGGAAGAGCCGATTGCCTGGAAGAAATGGAGAGGTGGAACAGGTCACTCCCTGGGGGCCAGGGGAAGCACCCACCCCGCCCCCCTGCCACTGCCCCCCAGCCCTGAGGGAAAGCGAACGGTTTCAGGTTCAAATCTTGCTTCTGCTACTTTCTAGCTATGAGACCTGGGGCCAATTGCTCCATTTTATTtgagcctcggttttctcatctgtcaaatggggccAGTAGCATCCACAGCCTGGGCTGTAGAGAGAGGAAGTGACAGAAAGCCCGGAATGCTGGCAGTGCTAGGTGCTTGATGCAGAGTGGATAGAGGACAATAGGCTGTTGCTACTCCACCCTGAGCAAGACCGACCCCTGCCACCACCCCAGCTTTGGCATGGGCACCGAGGGTTACAGAGCCCCGGTGGCAGGCACCCCCGAATCCTAGCTGTCCCAGGGGGCCTGTGCTTGGCCAGAGAGGTTCCTCACCTTACTGAGGTGGCtctgcttgaggccagcctgcaGGCCGCTGGTGAAGTAGGAAGTGGGCGAGCCTGAATAGAAGTGAGACAGGGGGCCCCCGCCACTCCCACCGCTGCTCCGTTCGCCGAAGCCACTGGGCGGGGGGGACATCTGTAGAAGAAGGGCCGGTGGAGTGAAGCAGACAACTGTAGTACCCAGCCCTTTGTATACAATCttccctccgcctcccaggttcaagcaattctcctgcctcagcctcccgagtagctgggattacaggcatgcgccaccatgcccagctaattttttgtatttttagtagagacggggtttctccatgttggtcagactggtctcatactcacgacctcaggtgatccgcccgcctcggcctcccaaagtgctgggattacaggcgtgagccaccatgcccggcagttCTGGGCTTTGCAAAGACTAGCTTTGGCTAATAGGACTGAGGAGAGCTGGCACGTGGGTAcccgcctcctcttcctcctccaggaacccagggatcatcACTGCACGAATGGGCACAGAGAAACTGTTCCAGCCTGTGGACGCCAAATATGTGAGGCCACATAGCTCACTGAGACCCAGGTGAGTGCCGGGGACCGCCCACTGCCCCGTAGAGTGGCAAGAAGTAATACAATGCCTGGCacggtatggtggctcatgcctgtgatcctagcactttgggaggccaaagtgggaggactgcttgagcccaggagtttgaggccacagtgagctatcatggagccactgcactccagcctgggcaatacagtgagatcttgtctcaaaaaaacccacaaagaacACACAAAATACAAGGTCTGCTATTCCAGGCTACTAAGTCATGGCACAGCCTGTCATGTGGTAAAAGCTGATTGCTACACATGCCATACCAGGTGGCTCTTACCTTGTGTCGGCTGGGTCCGTGAGGCCCAAGGGCTGGTTCCCGTGGGTGGGAGAAGAGCCGCCGAGGTCCCATGTCCTGAATGAAAGCGGGAGAAGCACATTGGGTTGGAGTCTGTCCCAGCCTCACCCCTGGCTGAACTCCATGGCAGAGCTGTCATCAGGGAAGACAGTCCCCACCACTCTGGGACCAGGAAGAGGCAAATTTGGGGCTGGATGCAGCTCGGCAGGGATGGCTGCTGTGAAGGGGGGTGCCCCCCATGGGCCTAAGTGTTTGGAGTTTCCCAGGCAAGCTGGGAATTCGAGCTGTGTGGACTCTTGCAGTTTTCCTGTGTTGGCGTTAGTTCCTGTTGTTATTTGTTTGAAACCCAGAGGGGGCCAAACATCACCCAGGTGACCTGTGGGCGGCCAGtttgcaatttctttctttctttcttttttttaaatggagtttt from Pan paniscus chromosome 20, NHGRI_mPanPan1-v2.0_pri, whole genome shotgun sequence encodes the following:
- the FDX2 gene encoding ferredoxin-2, mitochondrial; translated protein: MHVMAASMARGGVSARVLLQAARDTWWNRPGGTSGSGEGVAPGTTRKFQATGSRPAGEEDAGGPERPGDVVNVVFVDRSGQRIPVSGRVGDNVLHLAQRHGVDLEGACEASLACSTCHVYVSEDHLDLLPPPEEREDDMLDMAPLLQENSRLGCQIVLTPELEGAEFTLPKITRNFYVDGHVPKPH